In a genomic window of Magnetococcales bacterium:
- a CDS encoding nitrogen fixation protein, with amino-acid sequence MNIAIACQDKELVSGALEKCLNFWVFEIVDGEIHNKHLLSLSEDQALEGFDLKNKVHPLDGVQVLIAMQMDKPLERQLKKDRIIPFVTNERDPDEAARHFLDGHLPVESAGHHKHHHFKELGKKKGYVPMAGVRHIEGI; translated from the coding sequence ATGAACATTGCCATTGCATGTCAGGACAAGGAGCTGGTATCCGGAGCTTTGGAAAAGTGTCTCAACTTTTGGGTGTTTGAGATCGTCGATGGGGAGATTCACAACAAACACCTGCTGTCACTCTCCGAGGATCAGGCCTTGGAGGGGTTTGACCTGAAAAACAAAGTACATCCCCTGGATGGGGTGCAGGTGTTGATCGCCATGCAAATGGACAAGCCTCTGGAGCGTCAGCTCAAAAAAGATCGGATCATTCCCTTTGTAACCAACGAAAGGGATCCGGACGAAGCAGCCCGCCATTTTCTCGATGGCCATCTGCCGGTGGAGTCCGCCGGCCATCACAAACATCATCATTTCAAGGAGTTGGGCAAGAAAAAGGGTTATGTGCCTATGGCAGGAGTGCGTCACATCGAAGGGATCTGA
- a CDS encoding ShlB/FhaC/HecB family hemolysin secretion/activation protein gives MNKPIIQAEKTISMARLESSCQFSRTASPGAWLLLATLSLGGAVMSGFSSALAADGAGSGAVGALSERPSERMLDKPAYQDGEEGVEMVLPPVPRDAEYDALPGMAALFVMEIRFVGHTAFSDKELHDLVVEFENREVTSGELQEIRHILTRHYIDRGYINSGALLPNQDVSDGVIEYQIVEGALTSLDISGTNWLTPQYLGDRLKVGAGTPLNIDALRQQMLILQQSPLIKRLNGELGPGVEPGESRLQLKVEEALPLRLDFRLSNNRSPAIGSIRGEVEAVHYSATGHGDQFGIRFGSTRSQEDWRLFYELPIGPWDTSLRIDYQHIESALIDEPFASLNVQSEMETIGLGVKHPFYRTPNQTFAMELRMEWRRSLMSDDLGSGFYGETYEYETRHDGLTEVTALRFIQDWLDRDQNRVIAARSTFSRGLKPMDKIVTDPGNSLIEGKPGYDGTFFSWLGQFQLAQRIGDSGHQALFRLDGQLSDDPLFSMEKFSIGGGSSVRGYRENEMLRDNGFTTSLEYSLPIWELPISGLSHEGEGAVRAIPFIDFGMGWNNDTDQWPDPKHISSAGLGLTWQPTKKILAELYWAHPFRNTEHTGHDLQDEGIHFQLSWQAY, from the coding sequence ATGAATAAGCCTATCATTCAAGCTGAAAAAACGATCTCTATGGCTCGCCTGGAGTCCAGCTGTCAGTTCAGTCGCACAGCTTCCCCTGGGGCTTGGCTGTTGCTGGCGACCCTCTCTTTGGGGGGGGCGGTTATGTCAGGATTTTCCTCTGCCTTGGCCGCTGACGGCGCTGGGAGTGGGGCGGTGGGAGCGCTCTCTGAACGGCCCAGTGAGCGGATGCTTGACAAACCGGCCTACCAAGATGGCGAAGAGGGGGTCGAGATGGTGCTGCCTCCGGTGCCAAGGGATGCCGAATATGATGCCCTGCCTGGCATGGCGGCGCTGTTCGTCATGGAGATCCGCTTTGTCGGCCACACCGCTTTCAGCGATAAAGAGCTTCATGATCTGGTGGTAGAGTTTGAAAATCGTGAAGTGACCTCCGGAGAGCTCCAGGAGATCCGGCACATTTTGACCCGCCACTATATCGACCGGGGATATATCAACTCCGGGGCGCTGTTGCCCAATCAGGATGTCAGCGACGGGGTGATTGAATATCAGATCGTCGAAGGGGCTTTGACCAGCCTCGATATTTCCGGCACCAACTGGCTCACTCCCCAATATCTCGGTGATCGCCTGAAGGTCGGGGCGGGCACCCCTCTCAACATCGACGCTCTGCGCCAGCAGATGCTGATTCTCCAACAATCCCCCCTGATCAAGCGCCTGAACGGTGAGTTGGGGCCGGGGGTGGAGCCTGGAGAGAGCCGCTTACAGCTCAAGGTGGAAGAGGCTCTTCCCCTGCGTTTGGATTTTCGCTTGTCTAACAATCGCTCCCCTGCCATCGGTTCCATCCGGGGGGAGGTGGAGGCGGTCCACTACAGCGCCACCGGTCACGGGGATCAATTCGGCATTCGCTTCGGCTCCACCCGGAGCCAGGAAGATTGGCGGCTTTTTTACGAGCTGCCCATCGGTCCCTGGGACACCAGCTTGCGAATCGACTATCAACACATCGAGTCGGCCCTGATCGATGAGCCTTTTGCCAGCCTCAATGTGCAGAGCGAAATGGAGACCATCGGGCTGGGCGTCAAGCACCCTTTCTATCGCACACCCAATCAGACCTTTGCCATGGAGCTGCGCATGGAGTGGCGGCGCAGCCTCATGAGCGACGATCTGGGGAGTGGGTTTTATGGGGAAACCTATGAATATGAGACCCGTCACGACGGCCTGACCGAGGTTACCGCCCTGCGCTTTATCCAGGATTGGCTGGATCGGGATCAAAACCGGGTGATCGCCGCTCGTTCTACCTTCAGCCGGGGCTTGAAGCCCATGGATAAGATCGTCACCGATCCCGGTAACAGCCTCATCGAGGGAAAACCGGGCTATGACGGAACCTTTTTCAGCTGGCTCGGACAGTTTCAGCTGGCCCAGCGGATAGGGGATTCGGGGCATCAGGCACTTTTTCGCCTGGATGGTCAATTAAGCGACGACCCACTGTTTTCCATGGAAAAATTTTCCATCGGTGGCGGTTCGAGTGTCCGGGGCTATCGGGAAAACGAAATGTTGCGGGATAACGGCTTTACCACTTCCCTGGAATATTCCCTGCCCATCTGGGAGCTGCCCATCTCCGGCCTCAGCCACGAGGGAGAGGGGGCGGTGCGGGCCATTCCCTTTATCGATTTTGGTATGGGCTGGAACAACGACACCGACCAGTGGCCCGATCCCAAACATATTTCCAGTGCCGGTTTGGGGCTGACCTGGCAACCCACCAAAAAAATTCTGGCTGAACTCTATTGGGCTCATCCCTTCCGCAACACCGAACATACCGGTCACGATCTTCAGGATGAGGGGATTCACTTTCAGCTGAGCTGGCAGGCTTATTGA
- the hrcA gene encoding heat-inducible transcription repressor HrcA, giving the protein MLTQRQTEILRLVVQSHIDNGAPVGSQTVSERSTLSVSPATIRNAMSELESLGLLTQPHRSAGRIPTDQGFRAYVDGLNEAHLTDREMEQILKACETGGDDLGATLDSACQAMASLIPYTCLVRPPSLDEAQLDRIQFVELSENRVLAILASCSGQVQHRIFLTETAYSRRELDGFGDALSRRLEGLNLNQVKDRLEQEVARGERRYRELCHRLLTTVRTASVRGGHLIINGRSNLFGVPEWDDTTEIRGILEMLDEKKKLVELLDHCLHADGVQLFIGSESHLGPARGCSVVAAKFLGPESRLLGTLGVLGPTRLDYAQVIPLVDFTARALSGLLSPKAPASTGKKPVRDHNE; this is encoded by the coding sequence ATGCTCACCCAACGCCAAACCGAAATTCTCAGGCTGGTCGTCCAGTCCCATATCGATAATGGAGCCCCCGTGGGTTCCCAAACGGTGAGTGAGCGCTCCACCCTGTCGGTTTCACCGGCCACCATCCGCAATGCCATGTCGGAACTGGAAAGCCTGGGGCTACTCACCCAACCCCACCGCTCCGCCGGTCGCATTCCCACGGACCAAGGCTTCAGAGCCTATGTGGATGGACTCAACGAGGCCCACTTGACCGACCGGGAGATGGAACAAATCCTCAAGGCGTGTGAAACCGGTGGTGATGATCTGGGTGCCACCCTCGACTCCGCCTGTCAGGCCATGGCTTCCCTCATCCCCTACACCTGCCTGGTACGCCCTCCCAGCCTGGATGAAGCCCAGCTGGATCGCATCCAGTTTGTCGAGCTTTCTGAAAACCGGGTGCTGGCGATCCTGGCTTCCTGCTCCGGACAGGTGCAACATCGTATATTTCTGACAGAAACAGCCTACTCCCGTCGGGAACTGGACGGCTTCGGTGATGCCTTGAGCCGCCGCCTGGAAGGGTTAAACCTTAACCAGGTCAAAGACCGCCTGGAACAGGAAGTGGCCCGGGGCGAACGCCGCTATCGGGAACTCTGCCACCGCCTGCTTACCACCGTTCGTACCGCTTCGGTGCGTGGTGGCCACCTGATCATCAATGGCCGCTCCAATCTTTTTGGCGTGCCTGAATGGGACGACACCACTGAAATTCGTGGCATTCTGGAAATGCTTGATGAAAAAAAGAAACTGGTGGAACTCCTGGACCATTGCCTCCACGCGGATGGCGTGCAACTTTTCATAGGTTCCGAGTCCCACCTGGGACCGGCTCGGGGATGCTCTGTGGTCGCAGCCAAGTTTTTGGGCCCCGAAAGCCGTCTGTTGGGCACCTTGGGTGTGCTGGGACCCACCCGTCTGGATTATGCCCAGGTCATTCCCCTGGTGGATTTTACCGCAAGAGCCCTCTCCGGGCTGCTCTCCCCCAAGGCACCGGCTTCCACCGGAAAAAAGCCTGTAAGGGATCACAATGAATAA
- a CDS encoding CHAT domain-containing protein yields MNFNYRQLHNKLLENESTSIITPPRHIGWIGLFLLLIFSASLALAATPAAPPSHSDALLPPSSSQALSGPGGALLKEGLTHYQRGAFQKAIESWNQGIVLFNKQQTPQGLGESLIRIAEAYQRLGHLEQAIDHYRRGMEVIQASGSPAQTALVMSALGDAYLGAGLQDAARKTQEKALEIARTTQNPTILAVVLNNHGNLLAAIKENGSARKAYKESIALSRKRGNTPLLTKGLINAARTAATDGDSGEAGNKLTEAGILLNQSPDSHQKASQLITIGRLLGELRAEGGAPWLAIRGQAILDEALRVSKHFNDKRLLSLAWGNMGRLYELEGQIEEAQILTRRALFAAQEASLAESLYLWQWQSGRLARARGKPNAAIAHYRRAVETIQAIRHDLTVGFSGFGGSFRNEAGPVFFELADLLLKQSSIISEPQQKQQLLQEARAAVEQLKAAELEDYFQDDCVAAARSKVTGLEGIGQDTAIYYPILLKERTEILLGLNDGIRQYTIPVGRAELTREIRQFRRRLEQRTSRRYLRHAQALYEWLIKPLSDTLTEEGITTLVVVPDGPLRTVPFAALHDGKAFLLERFAMATTPGLTLTDPKPIRREASSVLLNGLTEAVHGFPPLPFVEGELKEIQELYGAKTLQNKTFKVDSVGNELNETPYNIVHIASHAQFRSKVEDTFLLAYDGRLSMDHLDQFMGLGHYRDRPVELLTLSACQTAAGDDRAALGLAGVAIKAGARSALATLWFINDQASSQLVTEFYHQLQDPNISKAQALRQAQQIIIQDKRYQHPGYWSPFLLIGNWL; encoded by the coding sequence ATGAATTTCAATTACAGACAGCTTCACAACAAGCTTCTTGAAAACGAATCAACCTCCATTATAACACCTCCTCGCCATATTGGTTGGATTGGTCTGTTTTTGCTGCTCATATTTTCAGCTTCCCTGGCATTGGCAGCCACTCCTGCTGCCCCCCCCTCTCACTCTGACGCGCTCCTGCCCCCCTCCTCCTCTCAAGCCCTGAGCGGCCCGGGGGGAGCACTTCTCAAAGAGGGCTTGACCCATTATCAACGGGGAGCCTTCCAGAAGGCCATTGAGAGCTGGAACCAGGGGATTGTCCTGTTTAATAAACAACAAACCCCCCAGGGACTGGGAGAGAGCCTGATCCGAATAGCCGAAGCCTATCAGCGATTGGGCCATCTGGAGCAGGCGATTGATCACTATCGCCGGGGAATGGAAGTGATACAAGCCTCAGGCTCCCCGGCCCAGACAGCCCTGGTGATGAGCGCCCTGGGAGATGCCTATCTGGGAGCAGGGCTTCAGGATGCCGCCCGCAAAACCCAGGAAAAGGCCCTGGAAATAGCCCGTACCACTCAAAACCCCACGATCCTCGCGGTGGTCCTGAACAACCACGGCAACCTCCTGGCGGCCATCAAAGAAAATGGCTCGGCCCGCAAAGCCTATAAAGAGAGCATCGCCCTCTCCAGAAAACGGGGCAACACCCCTCTCCTGACCAAAGGCTTGATCAACGCCGCCCGCACCGCTGCCACCGATGGCGATTCGGGGGAGGCTGGCAACAAGCTGACCGAAGCTGGCATTCTGCTGAACCAAAGCCCTGACAGCCATCAAAAGGCCTCTCAGCTGATAACCATTGGCCGCCTGCTAGGAGAGCTGCGGGCAGAAGGGGGAGCCCCCTGGCTCGCCATCCGGGGACAAGCCATCCTGGATGAAGCGCTTCGGGTGAGCAAACATTTCAATGATAAACGCCTCCTCTCCCTGGCCTGGGGCAACATGGGCCGACTCTACGAGCTGGAGGGGCAAATTGAAGAGGCCCAGATCCTCACCCGACGCGCCCTTTTCGCCGCCCAGGAAGCCTCCCTTGCCGAATCCCTCTATCTTTGGCAGTGGCAGAGTGGACGCTTGGCCCGGGCCCGGGGGAAACCGAATGCCGCCATCGCCCATTATCGGCGAGCTGTGGAAACCATCCAAGCCATCCGCCACGATCTCACCGTCGGATTCAGCGGTTTTGGTGGCTCCTTCCGCAACGAGGCAGGACCGGTTTTTTTCGAGCTGGCCGATCTGCTCCTGAAACAATCTTCGATTATTTCCGAACCGCAACAAAAACAGCAGCTGCTTCAGGAAGCCCGAGCCGCTGTGGAGCAACTCAAGGCGGCGGAGCTGGAAGATTATTTTCAGGACGATTGTGTCGCTGCGGCCCGCTCCAAGGTGACCGGCCTGGAGGGAATCGGCCAGGACACAGCTATCTATTATCCGATTTTACTCAAAGAGCGTACTGAAATTCTCCTGGGGCTTAACGATGGCATCCGCCAATATACCATCCCCGTCGGTCGAGCTGAACTCACCCGGGAGATCCGCCAATTCCGCCGCCGATTGGAGCAGCGCACCTCCCGACGCTATCTGCGCCACGCCCAGGCCCTTTATGAATGGCTCATCAAACCCCTCTCCGACACCCTCACTGAAGAAGGCATCACCACCCTGGTAGTGGTCCCCGACGGCCCCCTGCGCACCGTTCCCTTCGCCGCCCTCCACGACGGCAAGGCCTTCCTACTGGAACGGTTTGCCATGGCCACCACCCCGGGACTCACCCTGACTGATCCCAAACCGATCCGACGGGAAGCCTCCAGCGTGCTTTTAAATGGTCTTACCGAAGCGGTACACGGCTTTCCACCGTTGCCCTTCGTTGAGGGAGAACTCAAGGAAATTCAAGAACTTTATGGCGCAAAAACCCTGCAAAACAAAACCTTCAAAGTCGATAGCGTCGGCAATGAGTTGAACGAAACCCCCTACAATATCGTCCATATCGCTTCTCACGCCCAGTTTCGCAGCAAGGTGGAAGATACCTTTCTACTGGCCTACGATGGCCGCTTGAGCATGGACCATCTGGATCAATTCATGGGGCTTGGCCACTATCGGGATCGACCGGTGGAGCTTCTGACCTTGAGCGCCTGTCAAACCGCTGCGGGGGATGATCGGGCGGCATTGGGCCTGGCTGGAGTCGCCATCAAGGCTGGTGCTCGCAGCGCCTTGGCCACCCTTTGGTTCATCAACGACCAAGCCTCCTCCCAACTGGTGACCGAATTTTATCATCAGCTCCAGGATCCGAACATTTCCAAGGCCCAAGCCCTGCGCCAGGCCCAGCAGATCATTATCCAGGATAAACGCTACCAACATCCCGGCTACTGGTCCCCCTTTCTGCTGATCGGCAATTGGCTTTGA
- a CDS encoding DUF928 domain-containing protein has protein sequence MNHPWMAVMVAVATFLGCFSWQPVATAKDKSRGERTALIVYRPPVRGAPSSRVGGGVRGVNQDLPNLEALVPEHTGYTSQPQPSLYWFISKPSRAEMEIILLDDNPLAIDPILATTMTMDRAGFYRLDLAKFNIRLKPGVEYQWSVTIMGDPEHPSGDIVSGGGVKYVEKSQMLQEVLSEAHKREHGIIFAREGYWYDAITELSEKILVNPDSRKFRKLRAQLLEQAGLTQAAAAELIKYRQLEKISKHRRPESQRRIIQAKDIHP, from the coding sequence ATGAACCATCCGTGGATGGCTGTCATGGTGGCTGTAGCCACTTTCCTAGGCTGTTTTTCCTGGCAACCCGTCGCGACAGCAAAAGACAAAAGCCGGGGAGAACGCACAGCTCTGATCGTCTATCGCCCCCCTGTTCGGGGAGCACCCTCCAGCCGGGTAGGCGGGGGGGTACGGGGGGTCAATCAAGACTTGCCGAACCTGGAAGCCCTGGTACCGGAACACACAGGATACACCTCCCAACCCCAGCCGAGCCTCTACTGGTTTATCTCCAAGCCCAGCCGGGCCGAAATGGAAATCATTCTCCTGGATGACAACCCCCTGGCCATCGATCCGATTCTGGCCACCACCATGACCATGGACCGTGCGGGTTTTTATCGTCTTGACCTGGCCAAGTTCAATATCCGCCTGAAACCCGGTGTGGAATATCAGTGGTCAGTCACCATCATGGGCGATCCAGAACACCCTTCAGGGGATATCGTCTCTGGCGGAGGGGTTAAATATGTCGAAAAAAGCCAGATGCTGCAGGAGGTTTTATCTGAGGCCCACAAAAGGGAGCATGGCATTATTTTTGCCCGAGAGGGGTATTGGTATGATGCCATCACCGAGCTTTCAGAAAAAATCCTCGTCAACCCCGACAGCCGAAAATTCCGCAAACTCCGGGCACAACTTCTGGAACAGGCGGGACTGACCCAGGCAGCAGCGGCTGAGTTGATCAAATATCGGCAGCTGGAAAAAATTTCCAAACACCGCCGCCCAGAAAGCCAACGGCGCATCATCCAAGCCAAGGATATCCATCCCTGA
- the grpE gene encoding nucleotide exchange factor GrpE, whose amino-acid sequence MTDNDQPNPAPSREEAAPGTNESQEEVSAQTATGGADMAAEEQPEAGVEETTDPNVDAEASQTEAEEHPTEEDADGETCPVGGDLGDAESQTLRIQLQEALDEKEEKHHLYLRTLAEMENLRKRTAREIQQARKFAVEGFSKDLLSVADNMERALTAIPESDDDNLKNIVQGVVMIQSELNRVMGNHGITRIESMHSPFDPHLHQAVIQVEDEDAKPGTVVQEMQAGYLLNERLLRPAMVGVAKGG is encoded by the coding sequence ATGACCGACAACGACCAACCCAATCCGGCTCCCAGCCGGGAAGAGGCCGCACCTGGTACCAATGAGAGCCAGGAGGAAGTATCGGCCCAAACCGCCACAGGGGGTGCCGACATGGCAGCGGAAGAACAACCGGAAGCAGGCGTTGAAGAAACCACCGATCCCAATGTCGATGCAGAAGCCTCCCAGACAGAGGCCGAGGAGCACCCGACTGAAGAAGATGCCGATGGTGAAACCTGCCCTGTGGGGGGAGATCTGGGGGATGCGGAATCACAGACCTTGCGAATCCAACTTCAGGAAGCCCTCGACGAAAAAGAGGAAAAGCACCATCTCTATCTGCGAACGCTGGCAGAGATGGAAAACCTGCGCAAACGCACAGCCCGGGAGATCCAGCAGGCCCGAAAATTTGCCGTCGAAGGGTTTTCCAAAGATCTCTTGAGCGTGGCCGACAACATGGAACGGGCACTGACCGCCATCCCGGAAAGCGATGACGACAATCTCAAAAACATCGTCCAGGGCGTCGTGATGATTCAAAGTGAACTCAACCGGGTCATGGGTAACCACGGCATCACCCGCATCGAATCCATGCACTCCCCCTTTGATCCCCACCTGCATCAGGCGGTAATCCAGGTGGAGGATGAGGATGCCAAACCCGGAACGGTGGTTCAGGAGATGCAGGCGGGATACCTCCTCAACGAACGTCTCTTGCGCCCTGCCATGGTCGGGGTTGCCAAAGGGGGCTGA
- a CDS encoding adenylate/guanylate cyclase domain-containing protein produces the protein MATDTPIQHWKKRLQPVGICLLISGVVFLLLWLARTSGSLQYWELGAFDQTLRWRFETQPVDDRIHLIGVDEEDINRLGWPLSDEIVARALEKIALQNPAMVGIDLYREQPRPPGHERLMTLLDDTPNIIAVMKFQDASGRQIPPPPVLVGSDRAAFSDLVVDGDGVVRRGLLFLDDGVHFSLSFALRLALGYLAPSGIGLEPGEGNPQHAGLGQTTIPPLESNDGGYVEADTRGYQFLFNYPGAPAPFGEHSLRDLLDGTIPPGTLTDKIIIFGAAADSVKDQFSTPVNWGGVTDQPFVFGFSIHAYAVSQLLEMALDGKGLIQSLSDPLEGGWIWFWSLIGGLAGLWAGRGGRTTLRLALSVTGGSLIIGILCVWFLEQGLWLPFFPPLLGFQATLILITAHLSHQERLQRNTVMQLFSSAVSPEVAEEIWQNREEVLAQGRPRPKRLTATVLFTDLVAFTPISEGMDPELLMDWLNEYMDVMANAVTHHGGVVDKFIGDAIMAVFGVPIARESEEEIDQDAIQAVSCALAMGQGLEALNQRWKKEGKPPMAMRVGIFTGPLVAGGLGSTQRMNFTVIGDTVNTAARLESYKPALPDASPPPEPEVCRILIGETTHARLGDRFQKELVDTVLLKGKDKRITIYRVTGS, from the coding sequence ATGGCGACCGACACCCCCATACAGCACTGGAAAAAACGTCTCCAACCCGTCGGTATCTGCCTGCTGATCAGTGGCGTGGTTTTCCTGCTTCTGTGGTTGGCACGAACATCGGGGAGCCTGCAATATTGGGAGCTTGGTGCTTTTGATCAAACCCTGCGCTGGCGATTCGAAACCCAGCCGGTGGATGACAGGATCCACCTGATCGGGGTGGACGAAGAGGATATCAACCGCCTGGGTTGGCCCCTGAGCGATGAGATTGTGGCCCGGGCGTTGGAAAAAATAGCACTCCAAAATCCGGCCATGGTGGGGATCGACCTCTACCGGGAACAGCCCAGGCCTCCAGGCCATGAGCGTTTGATGACCCTGCTGGACGACACCCCGAACATCATCGCCGTGATGAAATTTCAGGATGCCAGCGGTCGCCAGATTCCCCCTCCCCCCGTTCTGGTTGGCAGTGATCGGGCGGCCTTTTCCGACTTAGTAGTGGATGGAGATGGGGTGGTGCGTCGCGGATTGCTTTTTCTGGATGATGGCGTCCATTTTTCCCTCTCCTTTGCCCTACGGCTCGCTCTGGGATACCTGGCCCCCTCCGGCATTGGCCTGGAACCAGGGGAAGGTAACCCCCAGCACGCCGGGCTTGGCCAGACCACCATCCCCCCCCTGGAATCAAATGATGGTGGCTATGTCGAAGCAGACACCCGGGGCTATCAATTTTTATTCAACTATCCCGGTGCCCCAGCTCCCTTTGGGGAGCACTCTCTGAGGGATCTTCTGGATGGAACCATCCCCCCGGGAACCCTGACCGATAAAATCATTATTTTTGGTGCCGCCGCTGACAGCGTCAAAGACCAGTTTTCCACCCCCGTCAACTGGGGGGGAGTGACCGATCAGCCCTTTGTCTTCGGCTTTTCCATCCACGCCTACGCCGTTTCTCAACTTCTGGAGATGGCCCTGGATGGGAAAGGATTGATTCAATCCCTCTCCGATCCCCTGGAAGGGGGTTGGATCTGGTTCTGGTCCCTGATTGGCGGGCTGGCCGGTCTCTGGGCTGGAAGAGGAGGCAGAACCACCCTTCGCCTGGCTCTGTCGGTGACTGGGGGCAGCCTGATCATCGGGATCCTATGCGTCTGGTTTCTGGAACAGGGGCTGTGGCTGCCCTTTTTTCCACCGCTGTTGGGTTTTCAGGCCACGCTTATCCTCATCACCGCCCACCTTTCCCACCAGGAACGCCTCCAACGCAATACCGTCATGCAGCTCTTCTCCTCCGCCGTCTCCCCGGAAGTGGCTGAAGAAATCTGGCAAAACCGCGAAGAGGTCCTGGCCCAGGGCAGACCCCGACCCAAACGACTCACCGCCACGGTTCTTTTTACCGACCTGGTCGCCTTCACACCGATCTCGGAAGGAATGGATCCGGAACTGCTCATGGATTGGCTGAACGAATATATGGATGTCATGGCCAACGCCGTCACCCACCATGGGGGGGTGGTGGATAAATTTATCGGTGATGCCATCATGGCGGTGTTTGGAGTGCCCATAGCCCGGGAAAGTGAAGAGGAGATCGACCAGGATGCCATTCAGGCGGTCTCCTGTGCTCTGGCTATGGGGCAGGGGTTGGAAGCGCTGAACCAAAGATGGAAAAAAGAGGGCAAGCCCCCCATGGCCATGCGGGTAGGCATTTTTACCGGTCCTCTGGTGGCCGGGGGATTGGGCTCTACCCAGCGGATGAATTTTACGGTCATCGGCGATACCGTCAATACCGCAGCGCGGCTGGAAAGCTATAAACCCGCCCTCCCGGACGCCTCTCCCCCTCCGGAGCCCGAGGTGTGTCGCATTTTAATCGGTGAGACCACCCACGCCCGTCTGGGGGATCGATTTCAAAAAGAATTGGTCGACACTGTTTTGTTGAAAGGGAAAGATAAACGGATTACAATATATCGGGTGACTGGTTCGTAA